In one window of Echeneis naucrates chromosome 17, fEcheNa1.1, whole genome shotgun sequence DNA:
- the tmem236 gene encoding transmembrane protein 236, protein MPSGKMVKFILYEVLQFAALIVPIFVIMERFALLIHRLKKLDLTVYWLVVAVSIAYVTSVTLLVWAPLKYVILKQRRFITEVTQWRPTALAYLILSTLPCFAVLIASSKVQVDMGCKLDHFVELPVSLVLFSLICVDIIERIRPCNLTGKSDSLNPDFDMPGPVLTHLEQVTTVSAQLHPNESQNSLTQGRPETRNGRTSRRWEDFAGSPSSRAYLYSSSSRSWSYSGPFSFLWWKDERSEVVLDSFLFWLDTAEMLRITGETSIFYSGWVFPVYILCFLSTLRIIITPQNPLLSFAGFFLQDLPFFIIRVALIAVFGNVTPVFYPLKNVLVSLTFIYFTFLTKLRIFNRRRMF, encoded by the exons ATGCCCTCGGGAAAGATGGTCAAGTTCATCCTGTATGAGGTGCTGCAGTTTGCAGCCCTTATCGTCCCAATCTTTGTGATAATGGAGAGGTTTGCCCTCCTTATACACCGCCTTAAAAAACTGGATCTAACAGTTTACTGGCTTGTGGTGGCAGTCTCCATTGCCTATGTGACATCTGTGACTCTGCTGGTGTGGGCTCCCCTCAAATATGTGATCCTGAAGCAGCGAAGATTCATCACGGAGGTCACACAGTG gagaCCAACAGCGCTGGCGTATCTCATCCTCTCTACATTACCATGCTTTGCTGTTTTAATCGCCAGCTCCAAG GTGCAGGTTGACATGGGATGCAAGCTTGACCATTTTGTTGAGTTGCCTGTTTCCTTGGTGCTTTTCTCCCTCATCTGTGTGGATATCATAGAGCGAATTCGCCCCTGCAACCTCACCGGAAAAT CAGACAGTCTGAATCCTGACTTTGACATGCCAGGGCCTGTCCTCACCCACCTGGAACAGGTGACCACAGTTTCAGCACAGCTGCACCCTAACGAAAGCCAGAACAGTTTGACCCAAGGCCGTCCAGAGACCAGAAATGGCCGCACCTCACGCAGATGGGAGGACTTTGCTGGCTCACCCAGCTCACGGGCCTATCTATACTCCTCATCCTCACGCTCTTGGTCCTACTCTGGGCCTTTCAGCTTCCTGTGGTGGAAAGATGAGAGGTCAGAAGTGGTTTTAGATAGTTTTCTGTTCTGGTTAGACACTGCTGAGATGCTGAGAATAACAGGAGAGACATCAATCTTCTACTCAGGCTGGGTGTTCCCAGTCTATATTCTTTGCTTCCTGTCCACCCTCCGAATAATCATCACTCCCCAAAACCCCTTACTGTCCTTTGCTGGATTTTTTCTGCAAGACCTCCCTTTCTTTATTATTCGAGTGGCTCTGATTGCTGTGTTCGGTAATGTGACACCTGTGTTTTATCCACTGAAAAATGTGTTGGTGAGCTTGACATTTATCTACTTTACATTCCTGACGAAGCTGAGGATATTCAACAGGCGTCGCATGTTTTGA